In the Clostridium gelidum genome, ATAATATTTATCAATACGTTAATACTAAAGTTAAGAATTTCAATTAAGAGGTGTATATTATGAAAAAGTTACTTTATATAACAGTAAACTCAAAACCCGAAGAATTATCAGCAAGTAAAACAATTGGAAGAGAACTCGTAAATAAATTTTTAAAAAATCATAATGATTTTGAACTTAAAGAATTAGATTTATATAAGTGTCATATCCCAAGACTAGAATATCAATATTTTGAGAAACGAAATTGTATGATAGAAAAAGATGACTTTAATAAGCTAAATGAGAAACAAAAAGAGGAAGTACATAAAATGGTCAAACTAGCGGACCAGTTTAAAGAAGCAGATTTATATGTAATTGCAGCTCCTATGTGGAGTCTGTCTTTTCCTTCGCCCTTGAAGGAATATATTGATTGCATTGTAATGGAAGGAAAAACCATACATATAGAACAAAATACAGTTGAAGGGTTACTAACTGATAAGCCAAGAGGTATGATATATATCCAGTCCTCTGGAGCCCCTATTCCATGGTTCTTAAAAATAGTAATGAATAAAGGATTGAATTATGTACATGATATAATGAAATTTATTGGAATAAAACGATTTGAAGAATTATTAGTAGATGGAACTGGTTCTACTGAAGAAGAAAAAACAAAGGCAATACAAG is a window encoding:
- a CDS encoding FMN-dependent NADH-azoreductase, encoding MKKLLYITVNSKPEELSASKTIGRELVNKFLKNHNDFELKELDLYKCHIPRLEYQYFEKRNCMIEKDDFNKLNEKQKEEVHKMVKLADQFKEADLYVIAAPMWSLSFPSPLKEYIDCIVMEGKTIHIEQNTVEGLLTDKPRGMIYIQSSGAPIPWFLKIVMNKGLNYVHDIMKFIGIKRFEELLVDGTGSTEEEKTKAIQEAMGKIDYVIEEVWKW